AACTTAAAGGCAAAGGTTACCGGGAAAGCTGAAGAAAAAGATATAACGCTTGATAGTCTAATAATGTTTTTAACTGAGAAAAGATATACTTGAATAAAATTTTTCGGGCAGTAATTCCAGGCAGTATTCATAAGAAGAACTGCAAAATCGGCCGGAAATACAGCCAGATAAAAAATTTCAGGTGGGAATGGAGGCATGAAGAATATAGAAGATCTCATTCAGAAAGCTGTGGAACTTCAGAACAACGGGCTTGGAACCGGCCAGATTGCCGATGAGCTTAACGTATCAAGAGAAACAGTTACATGGCTTTTAACCCGTTCGAAAAAAGAAGTCGCAGCTCCCGCTCCAAAAGACATATCCGTAAACTGGAGCAGCATAGGAAAGAGCGCTACACGGCTTCACTACATTTCGCTTGCACTCTGCGATATGGTGATTGAGACGCTGGAAAAAACAAACACCGAGGTGGATGTGGTAGTTGGTGTTGCAGCGAGTGGAATTCCACTGGCAAGCATGATGGCAAATGAGCTGGGGGCAGATTTTGCCCTTTACCATTCCCGTAAAGGACAGGACATGGTCCAGCCAGGCCAGAAAGGCACCATCAGCAGGAACTTCGGAAGCGTTGCAGGCAAAAACTGTGTAATCGTTGACGATGTAATTACCACAGGTTCGACCACAATGGAAGTAATCGAGCAGCTGCGTGAAATGGACGCAAAACCCAGAGCAGTGGTGGTTCTTGTGGACAAGAAAGGTGCGGATACAATCGCCAATGTTCCTATCCAGTCCCTTGTAAGGATAGTGCGCGTGGACTGAAAAGACAGAAAAGATGAAACAGAAGCAATCTTTTTTACTGGAGAGCCTTTCTCAGGAAGGGTTTTTCCAGAACTTACATTTATTTTATACTTGCTTTTTTATTTACATCTGCCACACTTCTTAATGAGGCTTTTTTTGTTTTCACTGTCAAAAGAGATGAGAAAGATAAAGATTAACAGGTTATTGAAAAGGCCTGTTAATACACAACTTCCGCAGATGCGATCTTTTCTGCGAGCCTTGAGAGCACTTCGGTTCTCATCCCTTCGACAAACTTGATACTCCCGACAACAAGGTGTCCACCTCCGTTTACTCCGGCTCCTTTTATGTCTTCACGGAGTTCCCTCACAATCTTTGGGATATTCATGAGCACGCCTTTTGAACGGATGACAGCAAAGTCAGGCCCGTAACCGATAGTGACAACAGGCTTATCCGGGTACTTTTTGGTGAGCACGTCATGAACTTCACCCGAAGTCTTGCCTGGAGGCGGGAAAGTAAACTTCTGGGCATAGTTTTCGACATCTATTACATTCATAATAGCTCCATTAGACAGCTTCTGGGACTTGACATTGAAGAGGCAGGTCTCAAGCTGTTCTTTTATCATGGCGTTTGCCTGTTCACAGAGCAGAGAGACAAGGTTTTTATGGATGGTATGGTCGCCAAGGTCCAGGATATCGTCAATAAGGCCTTTTCCGCTGCTGAATTTAAGCCAGAACTGCTCATAATCCAGAGCCAGAGCCATTTCTTTTAACTCCTCAAGGGTATATCGGTCCGAGACAAGAGATATGTATCTTTCAGCCTCAGGAGCTTCAGAACGGTCTCCAACTGCGGAAACAGCAGGAAGGTGCTTTATCGTATCACTGATATTCGGGTTGATCATACGGGCGACCTCGGCACACAGCATGCCTGCAGTAACTCCGAAATCTCCTCCTACATGGGCAGGGTTGACATGCCCTATAAGGTACTGGTCAACGATGTCGTCAGGGTGGTGGTGGTCAATCACAAGCATGTCGATGCCATAGACATTCGCCTGCCGCATTGCGGGCACGTCTTCTTCAGTGGAGCCGTTGTCTACCTGGATAACAAGAGGCATCTTTTGCCCGTGCCTGGCATAATCTTCAAGAGCAAAGGAAATGTCTCTTGTCACATCGGCAAGTTCATAAAAAGGAGCTTTTGATGGGGCGCGTTTATAGAAATAATATTCTGCATCCGACCCGCCAATTTCTGTAATAAGGGGAAGAATTGCCCGCTCAATGGCGATTGCAGAAGTGATCCCATCCGCATCAGCATGGTGCCTGAGAAGAATAGGTGTTGAATGAAGGATTGCCTTTTTGATCTCTTTTGCGACATGGAGCATTCTAGGCCTGAGCTTTTCCAGAATTTCGCTTTCGATCAGGAAAGGAATATCAGCAGGTGCTGCTTTCTCGTCTATTACCTTCTCAACCCTGGTCTTGACAACAGCCTCTTTTTCTCCGGTCAGCAGTTTCATGCTCATGACTTCGATCTGGACCTGCTCGTCCCTTGGAGTCACTTCCCCTGTAATCGACACGATCATCCCCACATCGATATGAGGGTAAGAACGCTTCCCTGCGCTTTCAAAAGCGGCACATGGGATAAAGCCACCTTCATCGCTTATGGTGAAGATTGTCGGCCCGCTGGTCTGTTTTACCTGAATAACCTCTCCCTCGATCCTTATGAGCCTGCCTTTCATACTGGTGTCAATCTGGGAGGAGTCCTTAAGCGGGAGTTCTTTTTCAAGTTCTATGGTCTCGTATTTTGCAAGAGTTTTGGGGATAAGGTCCAGTTTTCCTCCGGCTTTAATGCTTTTTACAAGAACAATTACAGCATCCCCGACTTCAGGCTGGACTCCGACATTGCTGGAATGCATAAGCCCTCTCACATGAGGATTTAAATCCACGAAGACTCCAAAAGAAGCAATACTGCTCACTATGCCGTGATACAATTTGCCTGCTTCAACATCTTTAAGGTCACAGGACTCGTCCAGAGCATATACATGCTGGGAACGTGCACATGTACTGCAAATTTCGTCTTCTGCATCCTCCGGGTTATGAATCCTTGCTCCACAAACCTTGCAGGTATAGATTTTTCCAAGCCCTTCACAGGCTTCACAGGGTCTGGTAATTTCGATACTTCCCTTGCCTTTGCATTTTTCACATACTGCGCCATTTTTCAAAAAACTGTCAATATCTTTTTCTGAAATTTTCATGAAATCAACTGATTTTGACTTGCCTTTCCCCTTACAAAGAGGGCAGACCTCAGTTGAGATAACTTCGTAGCCACGCCCGTGGCAGTCTGGACATTCTTTACTCATTAATATCAACACCAGTGGTCCTTCCGAACCTGCGTTTTCTTAATTTTACACTTATTTGGAATTCAAATCCTGCCTGAATTCCATGTACTCATTATATTCTGTGCCGACCCTCAGCCTCTGGTAACTGTAAGGTCTTCCCCCGGTCCGAAATTAGCGCCTGCAGATTCATTCTCAGTCCGAATATGTCCTGTATTTCAGATCAATATCTTGTATATGCAAGATATAAGTATTTGTTATCGTTCTATTCTGTATAGCTTATACAGATACCCAGAACTTACAGGCTTTTGAGGTTGTTTCTGTCACTTTAAGGTGAATTACATAATTAAAGACAGTGACTTCACTCTTAAAGACAATGACTTCACTCCATTGAAAATAGGAACGAAATCTGGTGTGAGGACTTATATAGCTTCACAGATATTTTAGGTAGACGACAGAATGTAAAATTTTTAACCTAGAACTGTTTATTTTATGTAAATTTTCATAAATTTCTCAAACGAAGAACACTTAACTATTATTAAGTTCAATCTTAAGATTAATGGATAGGAGGGAATAAAACTATGGTTGATTTCATTGGTGAATTAACGCTTCCTGTATTAATAGTTGTAATATTAATACTCTCACAATCCATAAAAATGGTTAATGAGTACGAACGCGTTGTCATATTCAGGCTTGGCCGCCTTAGTGGGGTAAAAGGACCGGGTATATTTTTAATCATTCCTATTATTGATAAAGCCATAAAAATTGACCTTAGAGTCATTGCGATTGATGTTCCCAAACAGGCAGTCATCACAAGGGATAATGTTACAGTTGAAGTGGATGCGGTTGTCTATTATAAAGTAGTCGAGCCAGGGGCTGCAATTACCCAGGTCGAAAACTACATGTTTGCAACTTCAACTCTTTCCCAGACCACTCTCAGGGACGTGCTGGGCCAGATGGAGCTCGATGAGCTGCTATCGGAAAGGGAAAATATCAACAAACAGATTCAGGAACTGCTGGATGCTTACACTGACCCCTGGGGGATCAAGGTTACAGGTGTGACTATCCGGGACGTATCCCTGCCTGAAACAATGAAAAGGGCAATTGCAAAACAGGCTGAAGCCGAAAGGGAAAAACGTGCAAGGATCATCCTTGCAGAAGGAGAGTTCCAGGCTGCAGAAAGAATGAAAGATGCTGCAACCCTTTACCAGGGAGTTCCAACTGCTATCAAGTTAAGAGAACTTCAGACGCTTGCTGAGATTGCCAGGGAGAAAAACCTCATTGTGGTTACAGAATCCAAGTCCCCTGACACCGGAAACATAGCCGCCCTTTCTAAGGCTATATCCGAAAAGAAAGAACTGTAAAAATGTATTAAAATTGAAAAAAATTATAAAGGATTGTAAAGGCTAGAAAGGACCAGAATTATGAAAATGAAAAAGGCCTTCCATCCTCTCTTTATTTTATTTTTTTGCATCACTCTCACAGCTTCTTTTATGCTTTCTGCAGAGGGAGCAACTGAAAACAGAGTGCTTGTGCTTGAAATAGCCGAATCTATTACTCCAGCATCCGATAATTTAATAGCTGACGCAATAGAAATAGCTGAAAACGGGAACTATGAGGCTTTCGTGATTACTCTGGATACTCCGGGCGGAGGGCTGGAAGAGACCCAGATAATCATAAAAGCAATTGAGAATACGACAGTTCCTGTTATCGGGTTTGTGCCGGAGAGCGGAAAAGCCTGGTCTGCAGGAACCCTCATCCTTATGGGGACCGATATTGCTGCAATGGCTCCCTATACAGTAATAGGATCAGCACAGCCAGTGAAGATGTCTGCAGAGGGGACAGTGCCTGTAGAAGACGATAAAATCATAAATGCCCTCGTTAAATTCTCTGTTGAAACCGCGAGAAAACACGGGAGAAATGAAACTTTTGCAGAAGAAGTGATTACCAAAAACCGGAACCTGAACGATGAAGAAGCCCTGGAATATGGGGTAATCGAGTACAGAGCTTCTTCTATTCCTGACCTCATGGCTCAGGTAGATGGAGAAAATGTAAAAGGCAGGAATCTGCAAACTGCAAATGC
This window of the Methanosarcina mazei S-6 genome carries:
- a CDS encoding orotate phosphoribosyltransferase-like protein, with protein sequence MKNIEDLIQKAVELQNNGLGTGQIADELNVSRETVTWLLTRSKKEVAAPAPKDISVNWSSIGKSATRLHYISLALCDMVIETLEKTNTEVDVVVGVAASGIPLASMMANELGADFALYHSRKGQDMVQPGQKGTISRNFGSVAGKNCVIVDDVITTGSTTMEVIEQLREMDAKPRAVVVLVDKKGADTIANVPIQSLVRIVRVD
- a CDS encoding DHH family phosphoesterase; amino-acid sequence: MSKECPDCHGRGYEVISTEVCPLCKGKGKSKSVDFMKISEKDIDSFLKNGAVCEKCKGKGSIEITRPCEACEGLGKIYTCKVCGARIHNPEDAEDEICSTCARSQHVYALDESCDLKDVEAGKLYHGIVSSIASFGVFVDLNPHVRGLMHSSNVGVQPEVGDAVIVLVKSIKAGGKLDLIPKTLAKYETIELEKELPLKDSSQIDTSMKGRLIRIEGEVIQVKQTSGPTIFTISDEGGFIPCAAFESAGKRSYPHIDVGMIVSITGEVTPRDEQVQIEVMSMKLLTGEKEAVVKTRVEKVIDEKAAPADIPFLIESEILEKLRPRMLHVAKEIKKAILHSTPILLRHHADADGITSAIAIERAILPLITEIGGSDAEYYFYKRAPSKAPFYELADVTRDISFALEDYARHGQKMPLVIQVDNGSTEEDVPAMRQANVYGIDMLVIDHHHPDDIVDQYLIGHVNPAHVGGDFGVTAGMLCAEVARMINPNISDTIKHLPAVSAVGDRSEAPEAERYISLVSDRYTLEELKEMALALDYEQFWLKFSSGKGLIDDILDLGDHTIHKNLVSLLCEQANAMIKEQLETCLFNVKSQKLSNGAIMNVIDVENYAQKFTFPPPGKTSGEVHDVLTKKYPDKPVVTIGYGPDFAVIRSKGVLMNIPKIVRELREDIKGAGVNGGGHLVVGSIKFVEGMRTEVLSRLAEKIASAEVVY
- a CDS encoding NfeD family protein — its product is MKMKKAFHPLFILFFCITLTASFMLSAEGATENRVLVLEIAESITPASDNLIADAIEIAENGNYEAFVITLDTPGGGLEETQIIIKAIENTTVPVIGFVPESGKAWSAGTLILMGTDIAAMAPYTVIGSAQPVKMSAEGTVPVEDDKIINALVKFSVETARKHGRNETFAEEVITKNRNLNDEEALEYGVIEYRASSIPDLMAQVDGENVKGRNLQTANAEIETYEPPFHLLFLKIISNPILSSLLLTIGLYGIIFGISNPGAGAEILGIIAIVLGLIGTGFDINIAAFFLILVGAGLLILELNSPGFGIFGLAGLISLVIGSLFLVPLGEKNIYTPEFTRLLVLAIVTPTVVIGLFLVYAVYKVAEIRKKKPVIGTIIGDTARTIDAVSPEKAGFVRYKGEYWKARSEEEIEVDQEVEIIGKEREVLVVKRKV
- a CDS encoding slipin family protein, yielding MVDFIGELTLPVLIVVILILSQSIKMVNEYERVVIFRLGRLSGVKGPGIFLIIPIIDKAIKIDLRVIAIDVPKQAVITRDNVTVEVDAVVYYKVVEPGAAITQVENYMFATSTLSQTTLRDVLGQMELDELLSERENINKQIQELLDAYTDPWGIKVTGVTIRDVSLPETMKRAIAKQAEAEREKRARIILAEGEFQAAERMKDAATLYQGVPTAIKLRELQTLAEIAREKNLIVVTESKSPDTGNIAALSKAISEKKEL